In Lactococcus paracarnosus, a genomic segment contains:
- a CDS encoding Rrf2 family transcriptional regulator has translation MPLSSRFTIALHMLTVMDIFKEEKVTSQFMAGSIGVNPVIIRRLLSQLRTADIVTVKRGSGGASISRDPKTITYLDVYEAVAVVSEVGLFKFHEQPNPACPVGKTIHSLLDDDLLQAQLALETYLKNKTVADLLVNAKEKIIDQA, from the coding sequence ATGCCCCTATCAAGTCGCTTTACTATTGCCCTACACATGTTAACTGTCATGGATATTTTCAAGGAGGAAAAAGTCACAAGTCAATTCATGGCAGGCTCTATTGGGGTCAATCCTGTCATCATTCGCAGGCTGCTTTCACAACTCAGAACAGCCGACATCGTCACAGTTAAACGTGGTAGCGGAGGTGCAAGCATTTCAAGAGATCCTAAAACCATTACCTATTTAGATGTCTATGAAGCAGTAGCAGTCGTTTCAGAAGTTGGTCTTTTCAAGTTTCATGAACAGCCAAATCCGGCTTGCCCAGTTGGTAAAACGATTCATAGCTTACTAGATGATGATCTGCTACAAGCGCAACTTGCACTCGAGACCTACCTTAAAAATAAGACAGTCGCAGACCTACTTGTCAATGCCAAGGAAAAAATAATAGATCAAGCCTAA
- a CDS encoding MFS transporter, with protein MKNKQLLYLISSDFISSVGSSIQAAALAIYILDMTKSSQLFSLMLASAILPRVIFGPFFGVLTDWFNKKKILLLLNVLNFSVICLVTLFLDKNNLVLLFIMVICLGLLAACYSPASAGTIKLIASGEQELSQAYTVMSFTDSIQAVVAPLIGASVYSLMGIKTVLICNGLSFILSNVLIYLLKNDYFKQVSETKTLKQFGSDFVKGFQYMKGNQLLWHTAICVMILNFFSIPLFSVGNGVVAKLIFKVSNTQFSLIESVGIVAAFFSPFIFSFIKAKLSLARLFILSMQILASLVLILGLISGLNGYDYRYALYLGFIFCVSFVEGILNIAIMTLLQTKIEAQFSGRVNGILTTMFIGLVPVGQVVYGYLFTVLPVQVPFVITSLVYVAVIYLYKKGLKAVSN; from the coding sequence TTGAAAAATAAACAATTACTTTACTTAATTTCATCTGACTTTATTTCGTCTGTAGGTAGTTCAATTCAGGCAGCAGCCCTCGCTATCTACATTTTAGATATGACAAAATCAAGTCAATTATTTTCGTTAATGCTAGCAAGTGCCATCTTGCCACGTGTTATTTTCGGCCCTTTTTTTGGTGTTTTAACAGATTGGTTTAATAAGAAAAAAATATTGCTGTTGTTAAATGTTTTAAATTTTAGTGTCATTTGTCTAGTGACTCTCTTTTTAGACAAAAATAATCTCGTTCTACTGTTTATCATGGTCATTTGTCTGGGTTTACTTGCTGCATGCTACTCACCAGCAAGTGCAGGTACCATAAAATTGATTGCAAGTGGCGAGCAGGAGTTATCACAGGCATATACAGTCATGTCTTTTACTGATTCGATTCAAGCGGTAGTCGCTCCGTTGATTGGAGCTAGTGTTTACAGCTTAATGGGCATTAAAACAGTCTTAATATGCAATGGTTTGTCGTTTATTTTGTCAAATGTCTTGATATACCTATTAAAAAATGACTACTTCAAACAGGTCAGTGAGACTAAGACGCTGAAACAATTCGGTAGCGATTTTGTTAAGGGATTTCAGTATATGAAAGGGAATCAGCTCTTATGGCATACGGCGATTTGTGTGATGATTTTGAACTTTTTTTCTATTCCCTTATTTAGTGTTGGGAATGGTGTAGTTGCCAAATTAATATTTAAGGTATCAAACACACAATTTTCATTAATTGAATCAGTTGGGATTGTAGCAGCTTTTTTTAGTCCCTTTATTTTTAGTTTCATTAAGGCTAAGCTTTCTTTGGCACGTCTCTTTATTTTAAGTATGCAGATTTTAGCCAGTTTGGTCCTGATTTTAGGACTTATAAGTGGCTTGAACGGCTATGATTATCGTTATGCCCTATATTTAGGTTTTATTTTCTGTGTATCCTTTGTTGAGGGCATATTGAATATCGCGATCATGACGCTTTTACAGACAAAAATAGAAGCTCAATTCTCGGGAAGAGTGAATGGGATCTTAACAACGATGTTTATCGGTTTAGTTCCTGTAGGACAAGTGGTATATGGTTATCTATTTACAGTTTTACCTGTTCAAGTACCTTTTGTGATAACTTCTCTAGTCTATGTAGCTGTTATTTATCTATATAAAAAGGGACTTAAGGCAGTATCAAATTAG
- the pepC gene encoding aminopeptidase C, whose amino-acid sequence MTELTQDFTQSLFDNYSSNAKFGAVENAVTKNGLLNALENRTSHAANLPVFSVDLTNDPVSNQKQSGRCWMFAALNTFRHKMLTEFKLENFELSQAYTFFWDKYEKSNWFLEQIIGTSELELGDRKLKFLLDVPQQDGGQWDMVVALFQKYGVVPKDVYPESISSSASHQLDQYLNKILRQDAQILRELIKNGGDVAAKKAELLQEIFNYLAMTLGLPPQKFDFAYRDKDNNFNKVEGVTPQAFYDKFVNLNLDEYVSVINAPTADKPYNKSYTVEFLGNVIGARDVRHLNVDMDRFKKLAVAQMQAGETVWFGCDVGQESNRTDGLLTMDAYDFSAMDIDFTQDKASRLDYSESLMTHAMVLTGVDLDDAGQSVKWKVENSWGDKVGKKGYFTASDAWMDEYTYQIVVRKEFLSEAELAAYEAQPVTLLPWDPMGALA is encoded by the coding sequence ATGACAGAACTTACACAAGATTTTACACAATCGTTATTTGATAACTATAGCAGCAATGCAAAATTTGGTGCGGTTGAAAATGCTGTAACTAAAAACGGCCTACTCAATGCACTTGAGAATCGCACCTCACATGCTGCCAATTTACCTGTTTTCTCAGTTGATTTGACAAATGATCCGGTTAGCAATCAAAAACAATCTGGCCGTTGCTGGATGTTTGCTGCCTTGAATACATTTCGTCATAAAATGTTAACTGAGTTTAAACTTGAAAATTTTGAATTATCACAAGCATATACCTTCTTTTGGGATAAGTATGAAAAATCAAACTGGTTCCTTGAACAAATTATCGGAACGAGTGAGCTTGAACTTGGCGATCGCAAATTAAAATTCTTACTTGATGTACCCCAACAAGATGGTGGTCAATGGGATATGGTCGTCGCACTCTTCCAAAAATATGGTGTTGTGCCTAAGGATGTCTATCCAGAATCTATTTCATCAAGTGCTAGCCACCAGCTTGATCAATATCTAAATAAAATCTTACGTCAAGACGCGCAAATTTTACGTGAACTAATCAAAAATGGTGGCGATGTAGCAGCTAAAAAAGCTGAATTGTTACAAGAAATCTTCAACTATCTTGCCATGACACTTGGTTTACCACCACAAAAATTTGATTTTGCATATCGTGATAAAGATAATAACTTTAACAAAGTTGAAGGCGTAACACCACAAGCATTTTACGACAAATTTGTTAATCTAAATCTCGATGAGTATGTCAGTGTCATTAATGCACCAACTGCTGACAAACCGTACAACAAATCTTACACAGTTGAATTTTTGGGTAACGTAATCGGCGCGCGTGATGTCCGTCACTTAAATGTTGATATGGATCGTTTCAAAAAATTAGCGGTTGCGCAAATGCAAGCTGGAGAAACGGTTTGGTTTGGTTGTGACGTTGGTCAAGAATCAAATCGTACAGATGGTCTTTTGACCATGGACGCCTATGATTTTTCAGCGATGGATATCGACTTTACACAAGATAAAGCGAGCCGTTTGGATTATTCTGAATCATTAATGACACATGCTATGGTCTTGACAGGTGTTGATTTGGATGATGCTGGTCAGTCAGTCAAATGGAAAGTCGAAAATTCTTGGGGCGATAAAGTTGGTAAAAAAGGCTACTTCACAGCATCTGATGCTTGGATGGATGAGTACACTTACCAAATCGTTGTCAGAAAAGAATTCTTGAGTGAAGCAGAACTAGCAGCATATGAAGCGCAACCAGTGACCCTTTTACCATGGGATCCAATGGGCGCACTTGCTTAA
- a CDS encoding nicotinate-nucleotide adenylyltransferase: protein MRIGILGGNFNPVHHAHLFIADQVQQRLGLDEVQLMPENEPPHIDSKTTIAAEDRVNMLALAIKGYPNLSLNLSEIERGGKSYTYDTMLKLTTEHPENDYFFIIGGDMVDYLDKWYKIDDLVKLVTFVAVDRHQAMATVPKYPVQLIDLPLLDISSSNIRNSISVGNMPNFLLPAEVLSYIQDHGIYQ from the coding sequence ATGAGGATCGGTATTCTAGGTGGTAACTTTAACCCAGTTCACCATGCGCATCTATTTATTGCAGATCAAGTCCAACAAAGACTTGGATTAGATGAAGTTCAATTAATGCCAGAAAATGAACCACCTCACATCGATAGCAAAACGACCATCGCAGCTGAAGATCGTGTGAACATGCTAGCGTTAGCAATCAAAGGTTATCCTAACTTATCACTTAATTTATCGGAAATAGAGCGCGGTGGCAAGTCCTATACCTATGACACCATGCTAAAGTTGACAACTGAGCATCCGGAAAATGACTATTTCTTTATCATTGGCGGAGATATGGTGGACTACTTAGATAAATGGTACAAAATCGATGACTTAGTTAAGTTAGTAACATTTGTTGCAGTAGATCGACATCAAGCCATGGCAACTGTGCCTAAATATCCTGTTCAATTAATTGATTTACCGCTTTTGGATATCTCATCAAGCAACATTCGTAACAGCATCTCAGTAGGCAATATGCCTAATTTTCTACTCCCTGCTGAGGTCCTCTCTTATATCCAGGATCATGGCATATATCAATGA